A portion of the Faecalibacterium sp. I3-3-89 genome contains these proteins:
- a CDS encoding S1C family serine protease, translated as MDENKWEYDYSSSNNSAGDTGYPNVGSSGMNTANTASSFSESTGASGGATPPPAQPQNAAPAAPKKPKKNAGKAAKSIVALVLAAAMGFMGGFVGARFGGGSKVVIQQVERSDSAAADSESAAGGTSVSSGMTTAQVAKTVSPSVVVITTEQVVYSQWSWYGQSQVESGAGSGVIISSDGYILTCDHVVSGASNITVTIGDKDYPATIIGEDSTSDIAVIKIEADGLTPAIVGDSDKLAVGDNVLAVGNPLGELGGTVTSGIVSALNRSVSIQSSSAVNTMSLIQMDASVSPGNSGGGLFNMNGELVGIVNAKSSSSDAEGLGFAIPINDAIKVAQDLLENGYVTGRPYMGITYLAVTDAQTAAQLGVNAYGIYVVDVVSGGPADQAGLKAGDRIISIDNTEVAQKTDLGTLMQEHSAGDTLSITIARDGQMQTVSLTLGEKNASNSGSASTNGAARQETPSESAPQQDPQG; from the coding sequence ATGGATGAAAATAAATGGGAATATGACTATTCCTCTTCCAATAATTCTGCCGGGGACACCGGCTATCCCAATGTGGGTTCCAGCGGCATGAACACTGCCAACACCGCTTCCAGCTTCAGCGAGAGCACGGGTGCTTCCGGCGGCGCGACGCCGCCTCCCGCCCAGCCGCAGAACGCTGCCCCCGCAGCCCCGAAAAAGCCGAAAAAGAACGCCGGTAAGGCCGCAAAGAGCATCGTCGCTCTGGTGCTGGCCGCAGCGATGGGCTTTATGGGCGGCTTTGTGGGTGCACGCTTCGGCGGCGGCAGCAAGGTCGTCATCCAGCAGGTGGAGCGCTCGGACAGCGCTGCGGCAGACTCGGAGAGCGCCGCAGGGGGCACCTCTGTTTCCAGCGGCATGACCACTGCACAGGTGGCCAAGACCGTCAGCCCCAGCGTCGTTGTCATCACCACCGAGCAGGTGGTCTACTCCCAGTGGTCGTGGTACGGCCAGAGTCAGGTGGAGAGTGGTGCCGGCAGCGGCGTCATCATCAGCTCGGACGGCTACATCCTCACCTGTGACCACGTCGTGTCGGGTGCCTCCAACATCACCGTCACCATCGGCGACAAGGACTATCCCGCCACCATCATCGGCGAGGACTCCACCAGCGACATCGCAGTCATCAAGATCGAGGCCGACGGCCTGACCCCCGCCATCGTGGGCGACAGCGACAAGCTGGCCGTGGGAGACAATGTGCTGGCTGTGGGCAACCCGCTGGGTGAGCTGGGCGGCACCGTCACCAGCGGCATCGTCAGCGCCCTGAACCGCAGCGTCTCCATCCAGAGCTCCAGCGCCGTCAACACCATGTCCCTCATCCAGATGGATGCTTCCGTCAGCCCCGGCAACTCCGGCGGCGGCCTGTTCAATATGAACGGCGAGCTGGTGGGCATCGTCAACGCAAAGTCCTCCAGCTCCGACGCTGAGGGTCTGGGCTTCGCCATCCCCATCAACGACGCCATCAAGGTGGCGCAGGATCTGCTGGAGAACGGCTATGTCACCGGACGCCCCTATATGGGCATCACCTATCTGGCTGTGACCGACGCCCAGACGGCGGCGCAGCTGGGCGTCAACGCCTACGGCATCTATGTCGTGGATGTCGTCTCCGGCGGCCCTGCCGATCAGGCGGGCCTCAAGGCCGGTGACCGCATCATCAGCATCGACAACACCGAGGTGGCCCAGAAGACCGACCTCGGCACCCTGATGCAGGAGCACTCCGCCGGGGACACCCTCTCCATCACCATCGCCCGCGATGGCCAGATGCAGACGGTGAGCCTGACGCTGGGCGAAAAGAACGCCTCCAACAGCGGCAGCGCCAGCACCAACGGCGCAGCCCGTCAGGAGACGCCCAGTGAGTCTGCACCCCAGCAGGACCCGCAGGGCTAA
- a CDS encoding GNAT family N-acetyltransferase, whose product MKLSVTAGGFALYKESDVIGQCSVTPAPKGADITSLSVLPQWRRKGYGSYLLKEILRRFGGYDREAATVFTAPLPADEGEGLFWKKFGFVPEGGRLCRRRTPDLTAVRLVQDYLAAHLPHAALCIDATCGNGGDTAFLCRLVGPEGRVLGFDIQPEAIASTRARLEAQGLAAELFCDSHANLLHHVRPGTADIVMFNFGWLPGADHRVFSTAESSIPALEAALTALRPGGVLSAILYSGRVIGTGEKQSILGWLRALPLEKYTVLVCDFANWADTAPLPCLVLKK is encoded by the coding sequence ATGAAGCTTTCTGTGACTGCGGGCGGCTTCGCCCTTTATAAGGAGTCCGACGTCATCGGCCAGTGCAGCGTCACCCCCGCCCCCAAGGGCGCGGACATCACCTCCCTGTCCGTCCTGCCCCAGTGGCGGCGGAAGGGCTATGGCTCCTATTTACTGAAAGAGATCTTGCGCCGCTTCGGCGGCTATGACCGGGAGGCCGCCACGGTCTTCACTGCGCCGCTGCCTGCCGACGAGGGCGAGGGGCTGTTCTGGAAAAAATTCGGCTTCGTCCCCGAGGGCGGGCGGCTCTGCCGCCGCCGCACCCCCGACCTGACGGCAGTGCGCTTGGTACAGGACTATCTTGCGGCCCACCTGCCCCATGCCGCCCTGTGCATCGACGCCACCTGCGGCAACGGCGGTGACACGGCCTTCCTCTGCCGCCTCGTCGGCCCGGAGGGGCGGGTGCTGGGCTTCGACATCCAGCCTGAGGCCATCGCTTCCACCCGCGCCCGGCTCGAAGCGCAGGGCCTCGCCGCGGAGCTTTTCTGCGACAGCCACGCAAACCTCCTGCACCATGTCCGGCCCGGCACAGCGGACATCGTGATGTTCAACTTCGGCTGGCTGCCCGGGGCCGACCACAGGGTCTTCTCCACCGCCGAGAGCAGCATCCCCGCGCTGGAAGCAGCTCTTACGGCTCTGCGCCCGGGCGGCGTGCTCAGTGCCATCCTCTACAGCGGCCGGGTCATCGGCACCGGCGAAAAACAGAGCATCCTCGGCTGGCTGCGCGCCCTCCCTCTGGAAAAATATACCGTACTGGTGTGCGATTTCGCCAACTGGGCCGATACAGCGCCCCTGCCCTGCCTTGTTCTGAAAAAATAG
- a CDS encoding peptide chain release factor 3, with protein MTNREEIERRRTFAIISHPDAGKTTLTEKLLLYGGAINQAGSVKGKQSAKHAVSDWMDIEKQRGISVTSSVLQFNYAGKCVNILDTPGHQDFSEDTYRTLMAADSAVMVIDAAKGVEAQTIKLFKVCTLRHIPIFTFINKMDREARDPFELMENIEEILGIKTYPMNWPIGCGKEFKGVFDRNTRKVLAFSSDGRANGVKKVEETEAELGDAALDELLTPYLHQQLVDEIELLDGAAEEFDLDRVLRGELSPVFFGSALTNFGVEPFLENFLRLTPTPLARVDSLTGEAVDPCRDEFSAFIFKIQANMNKAHRDRIAFMRICSGKFERGMEAYHVQEGKNIKLATGTQLMAQDRAIVDEAYAGDIIGLFDPGIFSIGDTLCTGKKKVEFAGIPTFSPEHFARIEQKDTMKRKQFVKGMEQIAQEGAIQIFREVGGGMEEVVVGVVGVLQLEVLEYRLNTEYNVEIRMQQLPFEQLRWIQNDPDTYVLRDLDLTSDTKAVEDMKGNRLLLFTSDWAIRWAETHNETLKLSEFGNI; from the coding sequence ATGACAAATCGTGAAGAAATCGAGCGCCGCCGGACGTTTGCGATCATCAGCCATCCCGACGCCGGCAAAACGACGCTGACCGAAAAGCTGCTGCTGTACGGCGGAGCCATCAATCAGGCCGGCTCTGTCAAGGGCAAGCAGAGCGCCAAGCACGCCGTGTCCGACTGGATGGACATTGAGAAGCAGCGCGGCATCTCCGTCACCTCCTCTGTCCTGCAGTTCAACTACGCCGGAAAGTGCGTCAACATTCTGGACACCCCGGGCCATCAGGACTTCTCGGAGGATACCTACCGCACCCTGATGGCAGCCGACTCGGCGGTCATGGTCATCGACGCCGCCAAGGGCGTCGAGGCTCAGACCATCAAGCTGTTCAAGGTCTGCACCCTGCGCCACATCCCCATCTTCACCTTCATCAACAAGATGGACCGCGAGGCCCGCGACCCCTTCGAGCTGATGGAGAACATCGAAGAGATCCTTGGCATCAAGACCTACCCCATGAACTGGCCCATCGGCTGCGGCAAGGAGTTCAAGGGCGTGTTCGACCGCAACACCCGCAAGGTGCTGGCTTTCTCCAGCGACGGCCGCGCCAACGGCGTCAAGAAGGTCGAGGAGACCGAGGCCGAGCTGGGCGATGCCGCACTGGACGAGCTGCTGACCCCCTACCTGCACCAGCAGCTCGTGGACGAGATCGAACTGCTGGACGGCGCTGCCGAGGAATTTGACCTCGACCGGGTGCTGCGCGGCGAGCTGAGTCCCGTCTTCTTCGGTTCTGCGCTGACCAACTTCGGCGTCGAGCCCTTCCTCGAAAACTTCCTCCGCCTCACCCCCACCCCGCTGGCCCGCGTGGACAGCCTGACCGGCGAGGCCGTTGACCCCTGCCGCGACGAGTTCTCGGCCTTCATCTTTAAGATCCAGGCCAACATGAACAAGGCACACCGCGATCGCATCGCCTTTATGCGCATCTGCTCGGGCAAGTTCGAGCGCGGCATGGAAGCCTACCATGTGCAGGAGGGCAAGAACATCAAGCTGGCCACCGGCACCCAGCTGATGGCGCAGGATCGCGCCATCGTGGATGAGGCCTATGCAGGCGACATCATCGGCCTGTTCGACCCGGGCATCTTCTCCATCGGCGACACCCTGTGCACCGGCAAGAAGAAGGTCGAGTTCGCCGGCATCCCCACCTTCTCTCCCGAGCACTTTGCCCGCATCGAGCAGAAGGACACCATGAAGCGCAAGCAGTTCGTGAAGGGCATGGAGCAGATCGCTCAGGAGGGCGCTATCCAGATCTTCCGCGAAGTGGGCGGCGGCATGGAGGAAGTCGTGGTCGGCGTCGTGGGCGTGCTGCAGCTGGAAGTGCTGGAGTACCGTCTGAACACCGAGTACAACGTGGAGATCCGGATGCAGCAGCTCCCCTTTGAGCAGCTGCGCTGGATCCAGAACGACCCCGACACCTACGTCCTGCGCGACCTCGACCTCACCAGCGACACCAAGGCCGTGGAGGACATGAAGGGCAACCGCCTGCTCCTGTTCACCTCCGATTGGGCCATCCGCTGGGCCGAGACGCACAATGAGACGTTAAAGCTGAGCGAATTTGGCAATATTTAA
- a CDS encoding aldo/keto reductase: MEKRNIGKSGLSAPFLGLGTWAIGGGRWWGDNDDALSVKAIETAVEQGIVWIDTAPIYGLYHSEEVVGEALRHIDRDKVILSTKCGLEWRHESPVLHKVVDGVQTYRDLSAKSIIEDVEDSLRRLGTDHLDVLYTHWQTPDLSIFPLEETVEAMMKLKEQGKIRAIGASNTTADLIRGYCKYGQLDVIQEKYSLLTRRIEKQLLPTCKELGVSIQAYSPLEQGLLTGKVTMDTTYPEGSTRNTNPCFQPARRAQAIHLLDSWGDLCEKYHCTKAQLVIALTARMIPGLHVLCGARTPEQAIDNAGALHITLEGADAVQMKWDVDAIS, translated from the coding sequence ATGGAAAAACGTAATATTGGCAAAAGCGGCCTTTCTGCCCCCTTTCTGGGGCTGGGCACATGGGCCATCGGCGGCGGACGCTGGTGGGGCGACAATGACGATGCCCTGTCGGTAAAGGCCATCGAGACTGCCGTGGAGCAGGGCATCGTCTGGATCGACACTGCCCCCATCTACGGCCTTTACCACAGCGAAGAGGTGGTGGGCGAGGCTTTGCGCCACATCGACCGGGACAAGGTCATCCTCTCCACCAAGTGCGGCCTCGAGTGGCGGCACGAAAGCCCTGTTCTCCACAAGGTCGTGGATGGTGTGCAGACCTACCGCGACCTCTCCGCCAAGAGCATCATCGAGGATGTGGAAGACAGCCTGCGCCGCCTCGGCACCGACCATCTGGACGTGCTGTACACCCACTGGCAGACGCCGGACCTCTCCATCTTCCCGCTGGAAGAGACCGTCGAGGCCATGATGAAGCTCAAAGAGCAGGGCAAGATCCGGGCCATCGGCGCATCCAACACCACCGCCGACCTCATCCGCGGCTACTGCAAGTACGGCCAGCTGGACGTCATTCAGGAGAAGTACAGCCTGTTGACCCGCCGCATCGAAAAGCAGCTGCTGCCCACCTGCAAGGAGCTGGGCGTGTCCATTCAGGCCTACTCTCCCTTGGAGCAGGGCCTGCTCACCGGCAAGGTGACGATGGACACCACCTATCCCGAGGGCAGCACCCGGAACACGAACCCCTGCTTCCAGCCTGCCCGCCGGGCACAGGCCATCCACCTGCTGGACAGCTGGGGCGACCTCTGCGAGAAGTACCACTGCACCAAGGCGCAGCTGGTCATCGCCCTGACGGCCCGGATGATCCCCGGCCTGCACGTCCTGTGCGGTGCACGGACGCCCGAGCAGGCCATCGACAACGCCGGTGCGCTCCACATCACGCTGGAAGGCGCCGACGCCGTCCAGATGAAGTGGGACGTGGACGCCATCTCCTGA
- a CDS encoding recombinase family protein, with the protein MTTASNSAILDPVTNPVPTVAPQSKEDTTMSGATNKITALYCRLSQEDARLGESLSIENQKAILLEYAKKNHFPNPVFFVDDGYSGTNYDRPGFQSMLVEIEAGRVGIVITKDLSRLGRNSALTGLYTNFTFPQYGVRYIAINDNYDTIDPNSVNNDFAGIKNWFNEFYARDTSRKIRAVQKAKGERGVPLTVNVPYGYVKDPENLKHWLVDPEAAAIVKRIFSMCMEGRGPTQIANQLWVDKVLTPTAYKLSHGLSTNSPAPEDPYRWDKRAVSSILERLEYTGCTVNFKTYTNSIWDKKRHLNPVENQAIFPDTHERIIDDDVFEKVREIRSQRHRMTRTGKSSIFSGMVYCADCGSKMQYGSSNHRDFSQDFFDCSLHKKNGSKCKGHFIRVKVLEGRVLSHVQRVTDYILCHEDYFRKVMEEQLRVESTEKLTVLKKQLARNKKRIADLKRLFMKIYEDNVNGKLSDDRFDMMSQSYDAEQKQLEEEVLSIQQEIEVQEQQIENIEKFVQKAHKYVHIEELTPYALRELVSAIYVDAPDKSSGKRVQHIHIKYDGLGYIPLDELEAKEKA; encoded by the coding sequence ATGACAACTGCGTCCAATTCTGCTATACTTGACCCGGTAACCAATCCTGTACCGACAGTTGCTCCACAGAGTAAGGAGGACACAACAATGTCTGGAGCAACGAATAAAATCACCGCACTTTACTGCCGACTGTCGCAAGAGGACGCACGGCTCGGCGAAAGCCTGTCCATTGAGAACCAGAAGGCTATTCTTCTGGAATACGCTAAGAAGAATCACTTTCCGAACCCGGTGTTCTTTGTGGACGATGGATATTCCGGCACGAACTACGACCGCCCCGGCTTTCAGAGTATGCTGGTCGAGATTGAAGCGGGGCGTGTAGGAATCGTTATCACGAAGGATTTGTCCCGACTGGGACGCAATTCTGCCTTGACAGGTCTGTACACAAACTTCACTTTTCCTCAGTATGGCGTTCGCTACATTGCCATTAACGACAACTACGACACCATTGACCCGAACAGCGTAAACAACGATTTTGCGGGCATTAAGAACTGGTTCAACGAGTTTTACGCCCGTGATACCAGCCGCAAGATTCGGGCTGTTCAGAAGGCCAAGGGAGAGCGTGGAGTACCGCTGACGGTCAATGTGCCGTACGGCTATGTGAAAGACCCGGAGAACCTGAAACATTGGCTTGTTGATCCAGAAGCGGCTGCAATCGTGAAGCGCATCTTCTCCATGTGCATGGAAGGCCGTGGCCCGACCCAAATTGCAAACCAACTGTGGGTGGACAAAGTTCTGACTCCCACCGCCTATAAGTTGAGCCATGGCCTGAGTACGAACTCACCCGCCCCGGAAGACCCTTATCGCTGGGATAAAAGAGCAGTAAGTTCGATTCTGGAACGCCTGGAGTACACTGGCTGCACAGTCAACTTTAAGACCTATACTAACTCTATCTGGGATAAAAAGAGACATCTGAATCCCGTGGAAAATCAGGCTATCTTCCCGGATACACATGAGCGCATTATTGACGATGATGTGTTTGAAAAGGTTCGGGAGATTCGTAGCCAGCGTCACCGCATGACCCGGACAGGCAAGAGCAGCATTTTCTCCGGTATGGTCTACTGCGCTGACTGCGGTTCCAAGATGCAATATGGTTCGTCCAATCACAGGGACTTCAGTCAAGACTTCTTTGATTGCTCTCTGCACAAGAAGAACGGGAGCAAGTGCAAGGGACACTTCATCCGGGTAAAGGTTTTGGAGGGCCGTGTGCTAAGCCATGTTCAGCGGGTGACGGACTACATCCTCTGTCATGAGGACTACTTCCGCAAGGTCATGGAGGAGCAGCTTCGGGTGGAAAGCACCGAAAAGCTGACTGTCCTGAAGAAGCAGCTTGCCCGGAATAAGAAGCGGATCGCAGACCTCAAACGGCTGTTCATGAAGATTTACGAGGACAATGTTAACGGAAAGCTGAGCGATGACCGCTTCGACATGATGAGTCAGAGCTACGATGCCGAACAGAAGCAGCTGGAAGAGGAAGTTCTCTCCATCCAGCAGGAAATTGAAGTACAGGAACAGCAGATCGAGAATATTGAAAAGTTCGTCCAGAAAGCGCACAAGTACGTTCATATTGAAGAACTCACCCCTTATGCTCTCCGTGAACTGGTGTCGGCCATCTATGTGGATGCCCCGGATAAGTCCAGCGGAAAGCGGGTGCAGCACATCCATATCAAGTACGATGGGCTGGGGTACATCCCTCTGGATGAACTGGAAGCAAAAGAAAAGGCGTGA
- a CDS encoding murein hydrolase activator EnvC family protein produces the protein MKRLLLWLIGVALGVAVLLAAVMSVSYSFTSEGAKPASAVQFAGQELEPNGWCWQVPLLGGQLDKVFASPRTLTVQKLGVLYDAHPAFTLPDWFSYGPLTITDSAGNVVFTGTVPAYEDFLFPANGDYKAELTLWRMPETMLATQFEGGSTGQLRRNPRLEKPAKPTGWYYYSFRFTLQASAGVELSADRVEQGGTVAAAFTGMVGDTAPAVETDLGSVQAVRLGSGWRAYIPAAYNASAGAHEVTFTVGGETVTKNITVIPKDFGTVEVEAGPEASEEANAEFRNIVWPLYEQPAREKLWSGGFVCPAENYMTLVDFGQVKVTGGKQGSRSNSTKLYTIPGEPCRAPAAGVVVLTKYLALTGNTVVIDHGCGLRSYLYGLDALSVSAGQSVERGQAVGALGEEMTMDFKLGSKSVNPWPLFQTSGGLFWKENG, from the coding sequence ATGAAACGACTTTTATTATGGCTCATCGGCGTGGCGCTGGGCGTCGCGGTGCTGCTGGCGGCGGTGATGAGCGTGAGCTACTCGTTCACCTCGGAGGGGGCGAAGCCTGCCTCTGCGGTGCAGTTCGCCGGGCAGGAGCTGGAACCCAACGGCTGGTGCTGGCAGGTGCCGCTGCTGGGCGGTCAGCTGGACAAGGTATTCGCCAGCCCCCGCACCCTCACGGTGCAGAAGCTGGGCGTCCTCTACGACGCCCATCCGGCTTTCACCCTGCCCGACTGGTTCAGCTACGGCCCTCTGACCATCACCGACAGCGCGGGCAATGTGGTCTTCACGGGCACGGTGCCCGCCTACGAGGACTTCCTCTTCCCGGCCAACGGAGACTACAAGGCCGAGCTGACGCTCTGGCGGATGCCGGAGACGATGCTGGCCACCCAGTTCGAGGGCGGCAGCACCGGCCAGCTCCGGCGAAATCCCCGGCTGGAGAAGCCCGCAAAGCCCACAGGCTGGTACTATTACTCCTTCCGGTTCACCTTGCAGGCCAGCGCCGGAGTGGAGCTTTCTGCCGACCGGGTGGAGCAGGGCGGCACGGTAGCGGCGGCCTTCACCGGCATGGTGGGCGACACCGCCCCTGCCGTGGAAACAGACCTCGGCAGCGTGCAGGCCGTCCGCTTGGGCAGCGGGTGGCGTGCCTACATCCCGGCGGCCTACAACGCCTCCGCCGGTGCCCACGAAGTGACCTTTACGGTGGGCGGCGAGACGGTGACAAAGAACATCACCGTCATCCCGAAGGATTTTGGCACTGTCGAGGTGGAAGCCGGGCCGGAGGCCTCCGAGGAGGCCAACGCCGAGTTCCGCAACATCGTCTGGCCTCTCTACGAGCAGCCCGCCCGCGAAAAGCTGTGGAGCGGCGGCTTCGTCTGCCCGGCGGAGAACTACATGACCCTCGTGGATTTCGGGCAGGTGAAAGTCACCGGCGGCAAGCAGGGCAGCAGGTCCAACTCCACAAAACTTTACACCATCCCGGGCGAACCCTGCCGCGCCCCGGCGGCGGGCGTCGTGGTGCTGACGAAATATCTCGCCCTCACCGGAAACACCGTCGTCATCGACCACGGCTGCGGGCTGCGCAGCTACCTCTACGGGCTGGACGCCCTCTCGGTCAGCGCTGGCCAGAGCGTCGAGCGGGGGCAGGCTGTGGGCGCGCTGGGCGAGGAGATGACGATGGACTTCAAGCTCGGCAGCAAGAGCGTGAACCCGTGGCCCCTGTTCCAGACCAGCGGGGGGCTGTTCTGGAAGGAGAACGGATGA
- a CDS encoding phosphatase — protein sequence MKNSCLIAVAATLAAVAGALTAVAVYLRRREKELDEYERLLFGEDTAAPAEEEPAEAEEEAAPAEDTAE from the coding sequence ATGAAGAATTCTTGTCTGATCGCTGTTGCCGCAACGCTGGCCGCTGTAGCGGGTGCGCTGACCGCTGTGGCTGTTTATCTGCGCCGCCGTGAGAAGGAGCTGGACGAGTACGAGCGCCTGCTGTTCGGCGAGGATACCGCCGCCCCCGCTGAGGAAGAGCCTGCCGAGGCCGAAGAAGAGGCAGCTCCCGCTGAGGATACTGCCGAATAA
- the mutY gene encoding A/G-specific adenine glycosylase → MENIAPALLEWFYRNQRILPFRTDPSPYHVWLSEIMLQQTRVSAALPYYERFLAALPDIPALAACEEEKLHKLWEGLGYYSRVRNLQKAARIVCEEYGGELPADYDALRALPGIGDYTAGAIASISFGLAVPAVDGNVLRVFSRLYNDPGVITEPGVKKAFTARVMEHQPPEKAGDYNQALMELGALVCLPNGAPLCGQCPLAALCAARAAGTALELPRKAAPKARRVEPVTVVLAEDAEGRFLLQQRPGKGLLAGLWQPLLWEGEALSAGEVLARLEELGLGCAGAEALPEAKHIFSHIEWRMKGYAVRVGAVYAPAGCVWASREQMQDEYTLPGAFKAYRKRMGL, encoded by the coding sequence GTGGAAAACATCGCCCCGGCCCTGCTGGAATGGTTTTACCGGAACCAGCGCATCCTGCCCTTCCGCACCGACCCCAGCCCTTACCACGTCTGGCTGAGCGAGATCATGCTGCAGCAGACCCGCGTCTCGGCGGCGCTGCCGTATTACGAGCGCTTTCTGGCGGCGCTGCCGGACATCCCGGCGCTGGCGGCCTGCGAGGAAGAAAAGCTGCACAAGCTCTGGGAGGGTCTGGGCTACTACAGCCGGGTGCGCAACCTCCAGAAAGCCGCCCGCATCGTCTGCGAGGAGTACGGCGGCGAGCTTCCGGCCGACTACGACGCCCTCCGCGCCCTGCCCGGCATCGGGGACTACACGGCGGGGGCCATCGCGTCCATCAGCTTCGGGCTGGCCGTGCCTGCCGTGGACGGAAATGTGCTGCGGGTGTTTTCCAGATTGTATAATGATCCGGGTGTTATTACAGAACCGGGGGTAAAAAAGGCCTTTACAGCCCGGGTCATGGAACATCAGCCCCCGGAAAAGGCGGGCGACTACAATCAGGCCCTGATGGAGCTGGGGGCGCTGGTCTGCCTGCCGAACGGTGCGCCGCTGTGCGGACAATGCCCGCTGGCAGCGCTGTGCGCCGCCCGGGCGGCAGGCACGGCGCTGGAACTGCCCCGCAAGGCCGCGCCCAAGGCCCGGCGGGTGGAGCCGGTGACGGTGGTGCTGGCCGAGGATGCCGAGGGACGGTTCCTCTTACAGCAGCGGCCCGGGAAGGGCCTGCTGGCCGGGCTGTGGCAGCCCCTTTTATGGGAGGGCGAGGCCCTCAGCGCCGGGGAAGTGCTCGCCCGTCTGGAAGAGCTGGGCCTCGGCTGCGCGGGTGCCGAAGCCCTGCCGGAGGCAAAGCACATCTTCAGCCACATCGAGTGGCGGATGAAGGGATATGCCGTCCGCGTCGGCGCAGTTTATGCCCCGGCAGGCTGCGTCTGGGCCAGCCGGGAACAGATGCAGGACGAATATACCCTGCCCGGTGCATTCAAGGCCTACAGAAAGCGGATGGGGCTCTGA
- the asnS gene encoding asparagine--tRNA ligase yields the protein MERTEIVSLYKNTPADGTVVTVCGWAKNIRDSKNIGFIALSDGGCFKTLQVVLEAGKLANYDEVVHTGLYSSLRVVGRIVLTPQAKQPFELNADSVEILGDCPADEYPLQKKKMSMEYLRTMPTLRPRTNTFNAAFRVRSVAAYAIHKFFQENGFVYAHSPLLTASDCEGAGEMFRVTTLDLDNVPKNEDGTVDYTKDFFEKPVNLTVSGQLEAEAMAMAFGKVYTFGPTFRAEKSFTTRHAAEFWMIEPEMAFCDLNGYMDTAEAMTKYVIRYVLDNCPDEMAFFNQFIDKGLIERLELVAGSEFGRISYTDAIEILKKNNKKFQFPVEWGVDIQTEHERYLTEVVFKKPVFVTDYPKEIKSFYMKQNADGKTVAAADMLVPGIGELIGGSQREEDYDKLVTRMDELGLDKSSYDWYLNLRKFGGVEHAGYGLGFERMIMYLTGIQNIRDVLPFPRTAYGF from the coding sequence ATGGAACGCACTGAGATCGTTTCGCTGTACAAGAACACCCCCGCCGACGGTACGGTCGTCACCGTATGCGGCTGGGCAAAGAACATCCGCGACTCCAAGAACATCGGCTTCATCGCCCTGTCGGACGGCGGCTGCTTCAAGACCCTGCAGGTCGTGCTGGAAGCCGGCAAGCTGGCAAACTACGATGAGGTCGTCCACACCGGCCTGTACAGCAGCCTGCGCGTCGTGGGCCGCATCGTGCTGACCCCGCAGGCAAAGCAGCCCTTCGAGCTGAACGCCGACAGCGTGGAAATTCTGGGCGACTGCCCCGCCGACGAGTACCCGCTGCAGAAAAAGAAGATGAGCATGGAGTATCTGCGCACCATGCCCACCCTGCGCCCCCGCACCAACACCTTCAACGCTGCTTTCCGCGTCCGCAGCGTGGCGGCGTATGCCATCCATAAGTTCTTTCAGGAGAACGGCTTTGTCTACGCCCACTCCCCGCTGCTGACCGCTTCCGACTGCGAGGGTGCCGGCGAGATGTTCCGCGTCACCACCCTCGACCTCGACAACGTCCCCAAGAACGAGGACGGCACCGTCGATTACACCAAGGACTTCTTCGAAAAGCCGGTCAACCTGACCGTTTCCGGCCAGCTGGAGGCCGAGGCCATGGCCATGGCCTTCGGCAAGGTGTACACCTTCGGTCCCACCTTCCGCGCCGAGAAGAGCTTCACCACCCGCCACGCCGCTGAGTTCTGGATGATCGAGCCGGAGATGGCCTTCTGCGACCTGAACGGCTACATGGATACCGCCGAGGCCATGACCAAGTACGTCATCCGCTATGTGCTGGACAACTGCCCCGATGAGATGGCCTTCTTCAACCAGTTCATCGACAAGGGCCTCATCGAGCGCCTCGAGCTGGTGGCAGGCAGCGAGTTCGGCCGCATCAGCTACACCGATGCCATCGAGATTTTGAAGAAGAACAACAAGAAGTTCCAGTTCCCCGTGGAGTGGGGCGTGGACATCCAGACCGAGCACGAGCGCTACCTGACCGAGGTGGTGTTCAAGAAGCCCGTCTTCGTCACCGACTACCCGAAGGAGATCAAGAGCTTCTACATGAAGCAGAACGCCGACGGCAAGACCGTGGCCGCAGCCGATATGCTGGTGCCCGGCATCGGCGAGCTGATCGGCGGCAGCCAGCGCGAGGAGGACTACGACAAGCTCGTGACCCGTATGGACGAGCTGGGTCTGGACAAGTCCAGCTACGACTGGTATCTGAACCTCCGCAAGTTCGGCGGCGTGGAGCACGCAGGCTATGGCCTGGGCTTCGAGCGGATGATCATGTACCTCACGGGCATCCAGAACATCCGTGACGTGCTGCCCTTCCCCCGCACGGCTTACGGATTCTAA